ATTCTCTCCAGCCGGAGATTTGACGATGTCGTGGCGCAAACCAACTACGAAATTGATATTCACAATCCAGACGGCAAGGCGGGCACTGACGAGAGAGAAGTGAAAGGATACGATATTCCGTACCGCTGCCTGATTCCGCAGGGGGTAGAGGGTTTGCTCGTAGCGGGGCGCTCCATATCGGCCACGCATGTGGCTATGTCGTCGATGCGGGTTCAGGCGACGTGCTTTGCGCTCGGCCAAGCAGCAGGTGTCGCAGCCTCGATCGCGGTGAATCAAGGAATTCCGCTGGAGCGTGTCAGCGCGGATGAGCTGCATGAAGCGCTGGGACTTCAGAATGTGTTGTTTTTGAAGAACACGCACAAGTGAATCAATCATTGAATCGTCCGTAAAAGCACAAACGGGTTCGCGCGTCGGAGCAGCAGCGATACCCGTTTGTGCATTTTTGTGCATGTTGTTGTCATATCGTTCCTACATGTTCAGATAAGGGGGCAGGGATTATGTTTAAGTTGGTCATTATCGACGATGAGCCGGCCGTTCGGGGCGGGCTCAGCAAATTCGTGGAGTGGAGTGACTTTGGAATTGTTTTGGTTGGCACAGCGGATGACGGAGATACGGGGCTGGAACTGATTGAACGGGTGAAGCCCGACATCGTGCTGACGGATGTAATGATGCCGGTGATGGACGGAATCCGTATGTCGAGAGACGTTCGGGAGCGATTCCCCGAGATAAAGATCGTATTCATCAGCGGCCATAATGACGCGAACTATTTGCGTTCGGCATTGCAGATTCATGCTGCCGACTATATTTTCAAACCGGTCAAACGGACAGAGCTTCAGAAGGTCATTGAAGGCGTCGTGCAGGATCTGTATGCGGAAGAAAAAGAGCGGCAGCTGCTCAAGGACATGCAAGTCAAGTTGATTCAGAGCATGCCGCTGCTTCGCGAGAAATTTCTGATGTCGTTGATTCAGGATAGCGTCGCAAAAGTTGAGGGGCTGCAGGAAAGAGCAGCGTTTCTCAATCTGGAACTGCCGCTCGAAACGTCTTATCTCGTACTCGTAATAACCGTTGACGATTCAGAGGAAGTATACGGCGTCCGTTCGGAGAAGGACAAGCAGTTGTTATCTTACTCGCTCTTGAACATTATTCAAGAACTGATCGATCAGTTCCTTCCCGGGTATGCATTCGAGAACAGAGTCGCTGAATACGTTGCACTTCTGGTACTTGGCGATCGGCTGCAAGACCCGGAGGCTTCGCTGCTCTCGCTGGCAAAGGCAATCCGAGACAATTTGCAGCGCTGGCTGAAGATCAGCGTTACGATCGGCGTCGGCGAGCGCGCTGAGAATATCGCTTTCCTGCCGGCGTCCTATCGGCATGCCCGCGAAGCGGCGGACCAGAAGTGGTAT
Above is a genomic segment from Paenibacillus sp. HWE-109 containing:
- a CDS encoding response regulator; translation: MFKLVIIDDEPAVRGGLSKFVEWSDFGIVLVGTADDGDTGLELIERVKPDIVLTDVMMPVMDGIRMSRDVRERFPEIKIVFISGHNDANYLRSALQIHAADYIFKPVKRTELQKVIEGVVQDLYAEEKERQLLKDMQVKLIQSMPLLREKFLMSLIQDSVAKVEGLQERAAFLNLELPLETSYLVLVITVDDSEEVYGVRSEKDKQLLSYSLLNIIQELIDQFLPGYAFENRVAEYVALLVLGDRLQDPEASLLSLAKAIRDNLQRWLKISVTIGVGERAENIAFLPASYRHAREAADQKWYMGKNQVITMDSLEIGAASPIRFDASQSERLVSVLKSGEKHRLELEMESILEPLAQIRKDGFKYGRQVGLQMIALAGRLLLDLNLLTREKEEQEAWTLDQLLKLETMAELKSFVSDYLYGICCWIQEKRSGRSSNVIDHIQKFISENYAKNLAIADIAASVYLSQTYVSLLFKQETGETIYEYLMKVRIAKAKELLRDPRIKFYEVCELVGYTDPSYFSKLFKKMTGFTPSAYRDQQ